The Halobacterium sp. CBA1132 genome has a segment encoding these proteins:
- a CDS encoding nicotinate-nucleotide--dimethylbenzimidazole phosphoribosyltransferase, whose protein sequence is MTDTPETLFALVAGSTETAAIDGISAAGADPALMAHTPSADAEIIAYGRPVRAPVVPVSPTGCPTPAVVTRAARERVDFESIVVDAGLAEPTGAPTVDVGAARGGDVRDPEPVPDAGSIFAAARRFGADLPADRLVLAETIPGGTTTAMGVLAALGERRAVSSSLPENPLELKREVVEEGLATSGLDRGDLAGQPTAAVRQMGDPVLAAVSGLAVGALEADTEVVLAGGTQLATAGALVRHAGLTDGLELATTSFVAADDSADVRALAADNDLALTVTDPGFERRDDHPAMAAYLAGEAKEGVGMGGALALADEAGVGMDAVREAIVAVYDRVTGEATP, encoded by the coding sequence GTGACTGACACGCCCGAGACGCTGTTCGCGCTCGTTGCCGGCTCCACGGAGACGGCGGCCATCGACGGCATCAGCGCCGCCGGCGCCGACCCCGCGCTGATGGCGCACACGCCCAGCGCGGACGCCGAAATCATCGCGTACGGCCGCCCCGTGCGCGCCCCCGTCGTCCCCGTCAGCCCCACCGGCTGTCCGACTCCCGCGGTCGTCACGCGCGCCGCACGCGAGCGCGTCGACTTCGAGAGCATCGTCGTCGACGCCGGCCTCGCCGAACCCACGGGCGCGCCCACCGTCGATGTGGGCGCGGCGCGCGGCGGCGACGTGCGCGACCCCGAGCCAGTCCCGGACGCGGGTTCGATTTTCGCTGCCGCGCGCCGGTTCGGCGCCGACCTCCCCGCCGACCGCCTCGTGCTCGCGGAGACGATTCCCGGCGGCACCACCACCGCGATGGGCGTCCTCGCCGCGCTCGGCGAGCGCCGCGCGGTCTCCTCGTCGCTCCCCGAGAACCCCCTCGAACTCAAGCGCGAGGTCGTCGAGGAGGGGTTGGCCACCAGCGGCCTCGACCGCGGCGACCTCGCCGGCCAGCCGACCGCCGCGGTCCGACAGATGGGCGACCCCGTGCTCGCAGCCGTCTCGGGGCTGGCGGTCGGCGCGCTCGAAGCCGACACGGAAGTCGTGCTCGCGGGCGGTACCCAACTCGCTACCGCGGGCGCGCTCGTCCGGCACGCCGGCCTCACGGATGGCCTCGAACTCGCGACCACGTCGTTCGTCGCGGCCGACGACTCCGCGGACGTGCGCGCGCTCGCCGCCGACAACGACCTCGCGCTCACCGTCACCGACCCGGGCTTCGAGCGACGCGACGACCACCCCGCGATGGCGGCGTACCTCGCGGGCGAAGCGAAGGAAGGCGTCGGGATGGGCGGCGCGCTCGCGCTCGCCGACGAAGCCGGCGTCGGGATGGACGCCGTCCGGGAGGCCATCGTGGCCGTCTACGACCGCGTGACCGGGGAGGCAACGCCGTGA
- a CDS encoding cobyrinic acid a,c-diamide synthase: MRGVVLGGTASGVGKTVATLAVLRALETAGYDPQPAKAGPDFIDPSHHEPIAGKPSRSLDPWLSGEEGVRRNYYRGDGDVCVVEGMMGLYDGSVASTARVAELLDLPVVLVVDASAGMQSVGATALGFREYAAEAGFDVDVVGVLAQRAHGGRHADGIRDALPEGVAYLGRVPPDDRLEIPDRHLGLHMGDESPVDPEAVDAAAEHVEAEQIATLAREPPRPEPSEDRPETEKRVAVASDAAFCFAYPATRERLRERADVVPFSPVAGDALPDCDGVYLPGGYPELHAEALAESPALDSLSEQAADGLPVLGECGGLMALAESLTTTDGETHEMAGVLPANVTMRERYQALDHVELRARGDALTASAGQRLRGHEFHYSEAAVASDARFAFDVERGTGITDEQDGLTEHRTLGTYAHVHADSGAFDAFIQNL, encoded by the coding sequence GTGAGAGGCGTCGTTCTCGGCGGCACGGCGTCGGGCGTCGGGAAGACCGTCGCGACGCTGGCGGTCCTGCGCGCGCTCGAAACCGCCGGCTACGACCCGCAGCCGGCGAAGGCCGGCCCGGACTTCATCGACCCGAGCCACCACGAGCCAATCGCGGGGAAGCCCTCGCGCTCGCTGGACCCGTGGCTCTCGGGCGAGGAGGGCGTGCGCCGGAACTACTACCGCGGCGACGGCGACGTCTGCGTCGTCGAGGGGATGATGGGGCTGTACGACGGCAGCGTCGCCAGCACCGCGCGCGTCGCCGAACTGCTGGACCTCCCGGTCGTGCTCGTGGTGGACGCCAGCGCGGGGATGCAGAGCGTCGGCGCGACGGCGCTGGGCTTCCGCGAATACGCCGCCGAAGCAGGCTTCGACGTGGACGTGGTCGGCGTGCTCGCCCAGCGCGCGCACGGCGGCCGCCACGCCGACGGTATCAGGGACGCACTCCCCGAGGGCGTCGCGTACCTCGGGCGCGTGCCGCCGGACGACCGACTGGAGATTCCCGACCGCCACCTCGGCCTCCACATGGGCGACGAGTCGCCCGTCGACCCCGAGGCCGTCGACGCCGCCGCCGAACACGTCGAGGCCGAACAGATTGCCACGCTCGCACGCGAACCGCCGCGACCCGAGCCCAGCGAGGACCGGCCCGAGACCGAGAAGCGCGTGGCGGTGGCGTCGGACGCGGCGTTCTGCTTCGCGTACCCCGCGACCCGGGAGCGACTCCGCGAGCGCGCGGACGTGGTGCCGTTCTCCCCCGTGGCTGGCGACGCCCTCCCCGACTGCGACGGCGTCTACCTGCCCGGCGGCTACCCGGAACTACACGCCGAGGCTCTCGCCGAGTCTCCTGCGCTCGATTCGCTCTCCGAGCAGGCGGCGGACGGCCTCCCCGTGCTCGGCGAGTGCGGCGGCCTGATGGCGCTCGCGGAGTCGCTGACGACGACCGACGGCGAGACGCACGAGATGGCGGGCGTGCTCCCCGCGAACGTGACGATGCGGGAGCGCTACCAAGCCCTCGACCACGTGGAACTGCGCGCTCGCGGCGACGCACTCACCGCGAGCGCGGGCCAGCGACTGCGCGGTCACGAGTTCCACTACTCCGAAGCAGCGGTCGCGAGCGACGCGCGGTTCGCGTTCGACGTCGAGCGCGGAACCGGCATTACCGACGAACAGGACGGCCTCACCGAACACCGGACGCTGGGCACGTACGCCCACGTCCACGCCGACAGCGGCGCCTTCGACGCGTTCATCCAGAACCTATGA
- a CDS encoding cob(I)yrinic acid a,c-diamide adenosyltransferase: MTDEHGDDERDDQHARTPGKGRTPTAREITPSAPEEFGLVQFWYGDGKGKTTAALGMGFRAAGHGHRVHLLQFMKGGTASVEDVRGEYNAIAEMPGFTYENSGHYGWHGFLDGSDDDEHGARAQGGLARARELVDASDTDGDLPLDGPADDGVHMLILDEILYAANRGLVDPEDIVALIENKPENLELVLTGGHDEPAYATERADLVTEVRKQTHPIDAGQRARKGTEY, from the coding sequence ATGACAGACGAACACGGCGACGACGAGCGGGACGACCAGCACGCGCGAACGCCCGGGAAAGGCCGGACGCCGACAGCGCGCGAAATCACGCCGAGCGCGCCCGAGGAGTTCGGGCTCGTCCAATTCTGGTACGGCGACGGGAAGGGCAAGACCACCGCCGCGCTCGGGATGGGGTTCCGGGCGGCCGGCCACGGCCACCGCGTCCACCTCCTCCAGTTCATGAAGGGCGGGACCGCCAGCGTCGAGGACGTGCGCGGCGAGTACAACGCCATCGCCGAGATGCCGGGGTTCACGTACGAGAACTCAGGGCACTACGGCTGGCACGGCTTCCTCGACGGCAGCGACGACGACGAACACGGAGCGCGCGCGCAGGGCGGCCTCGCCCGAGCGCGCGAACTCGTCGACGCCAGCGACACCGACGGCGACCTGCCGCTGGACGGCCCGGCGGACGACGGCGTCCACATGCTGATTCTGGACGAGATTCTGTACGCCGCGAACCGCGGCCTCGTCGACCCCGAGGACATCGTCGCGCTCATCGAGAACAAACCCGAGAACCTCGAACTCGTGCTGACGGGCGGCCACGACGAACCCGCGTACGCGACCGAGCGCGCGGACCTCGTGACCGAAGTCCGCAAACAGACGCACCCAATCGACGCGGGCCAGCGCGCCCGCAAGGGCACCGAGTACTGA
- a CDS encoding cobyric acid synthase yields MADARTLLVAGTASHVGKSTVAAGLCRYLADAGVSVAPFKAQNMSNNARAVPVADDAADSAWGEIGVSQYVQARAARVPATTDHNPVLLKPRGDAESQLVLDGQAVGHYAAGDYYDDHWADARETAEAAHERLAAAHDVVVAEGAGSIAEVNLHDRDLANIETARLADADVLVVVDIERGGAFASLYGTLELLPEDVRERVVGAVITKFRGDPSLLDAGIEEIEERTGVPIAGVVPYDDPGLPEEDSLSLPDEDQRTVFGDDDGATEDRAVTVAVPRLPRISNFTDLEPLARVPGVRVAYVPPGAGLDDADAVVLPGTKNTVDDLRELRAAGFGEALRAFDGPVVGLCGGYQLLGERVANAGVESTDDVDEFPGFGLLPVETEFREDKRVEAVTRELDGSGPLADASGEVSGYEIHMGRTSVPKSLANPVGPTSAATDRALGTYLHGLFENEAAREAFVNAVYAHVDRERPSVATDRESPYDAAAALVREHVDLAALDLPA; encoded by the coding sequence ATGGCCGACGCGCGGACGCTGCTCGTCGCGGGGACGGCCTCCCACGTCGGGAAGAGCACCGTCGCCGCCGGGCTCTGCCGGTACCTCGCCGATGCGGGGGTGTCGGTCGCGCCATTCAAAGCCCAGAACATGAGCAACAACGCCCGCGCCGTCCCGGTAGCCGACGACGCCGCAGATAGCGCGTGGGGCGAAATCGGCGTCTCCCAGTACGTGCAGGCCCGAGCGGCGCGCGTCCCCGCGACCACCGACCACAATCCCGTACTGTTGAAGCCGCGCGGGGACGCCGAGAGCCAACTCGTCCTCGACGGGCAGGCTGTCGGCCACTACGCCGCGGGCGACTACTACGACGACCACTGGGCGGACGCGCGCGAGACCGCCGAAGCCGCCCACGAACGCCTCGCCGCCGCCCACGACGTCGTCGTCGCGGAGGGCGCGGGCAGCATCGCGGAGGTCAACCTCCACGACCGCGACCTCGCCAATATCGAGACCGCTCGACTGGCTGACGCGGACGTCCTCGTCGTCGTGGACATCGAGCGCGGCGGCGCGTTCGCCAGCCTCTACGGCACGCTCGAACTGCTCCCCGAGGACGTCCGCGAGCGCGTCGTCGGCGCCGTCATCACGAAGTTCCGGGGCGACCCGTCGCTGCTCGACGCCGGCATCGAGGAAATCGAGGAGCGCACCGGCGTCCCAATCGCGGGCGTGGTGCCGTACGACGACCCCGGACTTCCGGAGGAGGACAGCCTCTCGCTCCCGGACGAGGACCAGCGCACGGTCTTCGGCGACGACGACGGCGCGACTGAGGACCGAGCGGTCACCGTCGCAGTCCCTCGGCTACCTCGCATCTCGAACTTCACCGACCTCGAACCGCTCGCGCGTGTTCCGGGCGTCCGCGTAGCGTACGTGCCGCCGGGGGCCGGCCTCGACGACGCCGACGCGGTGGTCCTCCCGGGGACGAAGAACACGGTCGACGACCTCCGTGAGTTGCGCGCGGCCGGATTCGGAGAGGCGCTTCGAGCGTTCGATGGCCCCGTCGTGGGGCTCTGCGGCGGCTACCAGTTGCTCGGCGAGCGCGTCGCGAACGCCGGCGTCGAGTCCACCGACGACGTGGACGAATTCCCGGGGTTCGGACTGCTCCCCGTCGAGACCGAGTTTCGGGAGGACAAGCGCGTCGAAGCGGTCACTCGCGAACTGGACGGCTCCGGCCCGCTGGCGGACGCCTCCGGCGAGGTTTCGGGCTACGAGATTCACATGGGTCGGACGAGCGTCCCGAAGTCGCTCGCGAACCCGGTCGGTCCGACGAGCGCCGCGACCGACCGCGCGCTCGGCACGTACCTCCACGGCCTCTTCGAGAACGAGGCGGCGCGCGAGGCGTTCGTGAATGCGGTCTACGCGCACGTTGACCGGGAGCGTCCGAGTGTCGCGACCGACCGCGAGTCGCCCTACGACGCGGCCGCGGCCCTCGTGCGCGAGCACGTCGACCTTGCCGCGCTCGACCTCCCGGCGTAG
- a CDS encoding HAD family hydrolase gives MPTSFDLFGTLVAAERPDDPANAVADALAARGVPVPDDWAAAYREPHGPVPEGAEQPLPGHVAATLESRGVDAERAVVRDATLAAFDRPVQRREGARAALDAARDRGAVAVLSNCSVPGLVERALDRAGLDIAIVVTSVGCGWRKPDPRTFEAAADALGAPPSALVHVGDDAATDGGVEAHGGRAILLDETPLREVPAALEAIPCR, from the coding sequence GTGCCAACGTCGTTCGACCTCTTCGGGACGCTGGTCGCCGCCGAGCGCCCCGACGACCCCGCGAACGCCGTCGCGGACGCCCTCGCGGCCCGCGGCGTGCCGGTGCCCGACGACTGGGCCGCGGCCTATCGCGAACCCCACGGCCCCGTGCCGGAGGGCGCCGAGCAACCGCTTCCCGGCCACGTCGCGGCCACACTGGAGAGCCGCGGCGTCGACGCCGAGAGAGCCGTCGTCCGCGACGCGACGCTGGCGGCGTTCGACCGGCCCGTACAGCGCCGCGAGGGCGCGCGAGCAGCGCTGGACGCGGCGCGCGACCGCGGCGCGGTCGCCGTGCTCTCGAACTGCAGCGTCCCCGGCCTCGTCGAACGCGCGCTCGACCGCGCCGGCCTCGACATCGCTATCGTCGTAACGAGCGTCGGTTGCGGCTGGCGGAAGCCCGACCCGCGCACGTTCGAGGCCGCCGCGGACGCCCTCGGTGCGCCCCCCAGCGCGCTCGTCCACGTCGGAGACGACGCCGCGACGGACGGCGGCGTCGAAGCCCACGGGGGACGCGCGATTCTCCTCGACGAAACGCCGCTCCGCGAGGTCCCGGCGGCACTGGAGGCGATACCGTGTCGCTGA
- the cbiB gene encoding adenosylcobinamide-phosphate synthase CbiB encodes MSLTAVAAVALAFGLETALAEPPTRVHPVAWFGRAVAPFDREFAHPHAVGALVAVVLPLAAAGAVSALVAFAGSVDVAAAAVAGLALFSTTSLRMLLGEVRAVVAATDADLDAARERLLSLAGRDASDLSAGELRSAAVESAAENLADGLVAPLLAFTAGAAVSLPVAAGAAAWVKAVNTLDSMLGYRSKRVGTASARLDDLVMWLPARLSAALVAIAALDVGSVVRTREHAAAPPSPNSGWPMATLAAALGVRLAKSGVYDLPLGTDFPSVAESERGVRVVGAAGVLAYALAAGVVAWS; translated from the coding sequence GTGTCGCTGACCGCAGTCGCGGCCGTCGCGCTCGCGTTCGGCCTCGAAACCGCGCTCGCGGAGCCACCGACGCGCGTGCACCCCGTCGCGTGGTTCGGGCGCGCTGTCGCGCCGTTCGACCGCGAGTTCGCGCACCCACACGCGGTCGGCGCGCTCGTGGCTGTCGTGCTCCCGCTGGCCGCCGCAGGCGCCGTGAGCGCGCTCGTCGCATTCGCGGGAAGCGTCGACGTCGCCGCGGCGGCAGTCGCGGGCCTCGCGCTGTTCTCGACGACCAGCCTGCGGATGTTACTCGGCGAAGTGCGCGCCGTCGTCGCGGCCACTGACGCGGACCTCGACGCTGCCCGCGAGCGCCTGCTGTCGCTGGCGGGACGCGACGCCAGCGACCTCTCGGCGGGCGAACTCCGGAGTGCGGCCGTCGAGAGCGCCGCCGAGAACCTCGCGGACGGTCTCGTCGCGCCGCTGTTGGCGTTCACCGCGGGCGCGGCCGTCTCGCTGCCGGTCGCCGCTGGTGCGGCGGCGTGGGTGAAGGCGGTGAACACGCTCGACTCGATGCTCGGCTACCGCTCGAAGCGCGTCGGCACCGCGAGCGCGCGCCTCGACGACCTCGTGATGTGGCTGCCCGCGCGCCTGAGCGCCGCACTCGTCGCTATCGCTGCGCTCGACGTCGGGTCCGTAGTCCGCACCCGCGAGCACGCTGCCGCGCCGCCATCCCCGAACTCCGGGTGGCCGATGGCGACGCTCGCCGCCGCGCTAGGCGTCCGCCTCGCGAAATCGGGCGTCTACGATCTGCCGCTCGGCACCGACTTCCCCAGCGTCGCGGAGAGCGAGCGCGGCGTCCGCGTCGTCGGAGCGGCTGGCGTGCTCGCGTACGCGCTCGCGGCGGGGGTGGTCGCGTGGTCGTGA
- the cobS gene encoding adenosylcobinamide-GDP ribazoletransferase — protein sequence MVVTALRGALGFLTRLPVGHTESAWERFRESPWAFPLAGYAVGALLAVPFLAADALPGGTVALAYLAVVFAVTGVNHLDGVADAGDALVVHGDSEERTRVLKDTKVGVGAVTAVAVIVAGLALGALGVAGLPTRAALAVVVAAEVGAKTGMASVACLGTAAHEGLGSQFTERANARALLPVALVAAPAVVLSWPTPAAAGALAGAIAAAAFVLWRLRALLGGVNGDVFGAVNELARVAGLHVGVVVWTLY from the coding sequence GTGGTCGTGACCGCGCTCCGGGGCGCGCTCGGGTTCCTGACGCGACTCCCCGTCGGCCACACCGAGAGCGCGTGGGAGCGATTCCGGGAGTCGCCGTGGGCGTTCCCGCTCGCGGGCTACGCCGTCGGCGCGCTGCTGGCCGTCCCGTTCCTCGCGGCGGACGCGCTCCCCGGGGGGACCGTCGCGCTCGCGTACCTCGCGGTCGTCTTCGCCGTCACGGGCGTCAACCACCTCGACGGCGTTGCGGACGCCGGGGACGCGCTCGTCGTCCACGGCGACAGTGAGGAGCGAACGCGCGTGCTCAAGGACACGAAAGTCGGCGTGGGCGCGGTCACAGCGGTTGCTGTCATCGTCGCGGGTCTCGCGCTCGGGGCGCTCGGCGTCGCGGGGTTGCCGACGCGCGCCGCGCTCGCGGTCGTCGTCGCCGCCGAAGTCGGCGCGAAAACCGGAATGGCGAGCGTGGCCTGCCTCGGCACCGCCGCCCACGAGGGACTGGGGTCGCAGTTCACCGAGCGCGCGAACGCCCGAGCCCTGCTCCCTGTCGCGCTCGTCGCCGCGCCCGCCGTCGTCCTCTCGTGGCCGACGCCGGCGGCCGCTGGCGCGCTCGCCGGCGCCATCGCCGCCGCTGCGTTCGTTCTGTGGCGGCTCCGTGCGCTGCTCGGCGGCGTGAACGGCGACGTCTTCGGCGCCGTCAACGAACTCGCGCGCGTCGCCGGACTCCACGTGGGGGTGGTCGTGTGGACGCTCTACTGA
- a CDS encoding NTP transferase domain-containing protein codes for MCGGRGTRLDSDSEKPLFEVAGRPMVDRVRDALAESRVDTTYAVVSPNAPETRAHLDGDLPLVETHGDGYVADLTTALESVETPVLTVAADLPLLDGAVVDTVLDAADGSTSVRVPTALKDALGASVDGEDEWAPTGVNVVGEGEDSVFCSYDARLAVNVNRRADAALAERLLAPRTDAPNCRGSVEGDDGT; via the coding sequence ATGTGTGGCGGCCGCGGGACGCGCCTCGACAGCGACTCCGAGAAGCCGCTGTTCGAAGTCGCGGGCCGCCCGATGGTCGACCGCGTGCGTGACGCGCTCGCCGAGAGCCGCGTCGACACCACGTACGCCGTCGTCTCACCGAACGCGCCCGAGACGCGCGCGCACCTCGACGGCGACCTCCCGCTCGTCGAGACGCACGGGGACGGCTACGTCGCGGACCTGACGACCGCGCTCGAATCCGTCGAAACGCCCGTGCTGACGGTCGCAGCCGACCTCCCGCTGCTCGACGGTGCGGTGGTCGACACCGTACTGGACGCGGCCGACGGCTCCACGAGCGTGCGCGTCCCGACCGCGCTGAAGGACGCGCTCGGCGCGAGCGTCGATGGGGAGGACGAGTGGGCGCCGACCGGCGTGAACGTCGTCGGCGAGGGCGAGGACTCAGTGTTTTGCAGCTACGACGCTCGCCTCGCGGTGAACGTCAACCGCCGCGCGGACGCCGCGCTCGCCGAGCGCCTGCTCGCGCCGCGAACCGACGCACCGAACTGCCGCGGGAGCGTGGAGGGAGACGATGGAACCTGA
- the cobD gene encoding threonine-phosphate decarboxylase CobD, which translates to MEPDAVRDAGRVPHGGSNDPDVLDFSANVNPRTPPGVREVYEGALDDAARYPNDDYPEFREAGAAYVDCAADRVVPTPGGLAGIRLAIETRVEPGDSVLVPYPSFGEYAREVELQGGDPVFVPHDELLAADPSEHAMAVVCNPNNPTGELSDPDALREFARRCRDADTELLVDEAFLGFTDAPSLAGTPGVVVARSLTKLFGLPGLRAGFLVATGDRLGDLRTARRAWNLGTPASAVGAHAMRQREFVSETRERVASERRRMVDALAGDFDVFDSHAPFLLLDVGDRDVSALCETTESRGVAIRDATTFRGLDSHVRVAVRTPAENDRLLAVLGDV; encoded by the coding sequence ATGGAACCTGACGCCGTCCGCGACGCCGGCCGCGTGCCCCACGGCGGCAGCAACGACCCCGACGTGCTGGACTTCTCCGCGAACGTCAACCCCCGGACGCCGCCGGGCGTCCGCGAAGTGTACGAGGGCGCGCTCGACGACGCCGCGCGCTACCCGAACGACGACTACCCCGAATTCCGCGAGGCGGGCGCGGCGTACGTCGACTGCGCCGCCGACCGAGTGGTGCCGACGCCGGGCGGCCTCGCGGGCATCCGCCTCGCAATCGAGACGCGGGTCGAACCCGGCGACAGCGTGCTCGTTCCGTACCCGAGTTTCGGCGAGTACGCGCGAGAAGTCGAACTACAGGGCGGCGACCCCGTCTTCGTCCCGCACGACGAACTCCTCGCCGCCGACCCCAGCGAGCACGCGATGGCCGTCGTCTGCAACCCCAACAATCCGACCGGAGAGCTGTCCGACCCGGACGCGCTCCGCGAGTTCGCGCGGCGCTGCCGGGACGCCGACACCGAACTACTCGTCGACGAGGCGTTCCTCGGGTTCACCGACGCCCCGTCGCTGGCCGGGACGCCCGGCGTCGTTGTCGCGCGCTCGCTCACGAAACTGTTCGGGTTACCTGGACTCCGTGCGGGCTTCCTCGTTGCGACCGGCGACCGTCTCGGCGACCTGCGGACGGCGCGGCGTGCGTGGAACCTCGGCACGCCCGCGTCGGCCGTCGGCGCGCACGCGATGCGCCAGCGCGAGTTCGTCAGCGAGACCCGCGAGCGCGTCGCCAGCGAACGCCGCCGGATGGTGGACGCGCTCGCCGGCGACTTCGACGTGTTCGACTCGCACGCGCCGTTCCTCCTTCTGGACGTCGGCGACCGCGACGTGAGCGCGCTCTGCGAGACCACCGAATCCCGGGGCGTCGCAATCAGGGACGCGACGACGTTCCGCGGATTGGACAGCCACGTGCGCGTCGCCGTCCGCACGCCTGCGGAGAACGACCGCTTGCTGGCGGTGCTCGGCGATGTTTGA
- a CDS encoding adenosylcobinamide amidohydrolase — protein MFDATTREGVLELERERTRWLSTGWDGGFADADRAFNVTVPEGWNPADLDAYVRERLAEASFQSTSAAPVLLTGVAQRHARGARRGPVEAVATVGVSNPAALPIEPEGGALPEEPEAVAGTVNVFVGTTRALDDAALANLVAVAAEAKAATLLDVAGFPGTTTDAVVAATDPTGEDAAFSGSATRVGAAARACVRDALQASYASRYRDDDPPESVADARHGVRTDARGDVFVPGE, from the coding sequence ATGTTTGACGCGACCACGCGTGAGGGCGTTCTCGAACTCGAACGCGAGCGGACGCGCTGGCTGTCGACCGGCTGGGACGGCGGGTTCGCGGACGCCGACCGCGCGTTCAACGTCACGGTGCCGGAGGGCTGGAACCCCGCCGACCTCGACGCGTACGTCCGCGAGCGCCTCGCAGAGGCGAGCTTCCAGTCCACGAGCGCGGCTCCTGTGTTGCTCACGGGCGTCGCCCAGCGCCACGCCCGGGGCGCACGCCGTGGCCCGGTCGAAGCCGTCGCGACCGTCGGCGTCTCGAACCCCGCGGCGCTCCCGATAGAACCCGAGGGCGGGGCGCTCCCCGAGGAACCCGAGGCCGTCGCTGGGACGGTGAACGTGTTCGTCGGGACGACGCGCGCCCTCGACGACGCCGCGCTCGCGAATCTCGTCGCCGTCGCCGCCGAAGCGAAGGCGGCGACCCTGCTCGACGTCGCGGGATTCCCGGGGACGACGACAGACGCCGTCGTCGCAGCCACCGACCCCACGGGCGAGGACGCGGCGTTCTCCGGGAGCGCCACGCGCGTCGGCGCCGCCGCTCGGGCTTGTGTGCGGGACGCACTACAAGCGAGCTACGCGAGCCGATACCGCGACGACGACCCGCCCGAGTCCGTCGCGGACGCCAGACACGGCGTCCGGACTGACGCACGCGGGGACGTGTTCGTTCCCGGCGAGTGA